The Psychrobacillus sp. FSL K6-2836 nucleotide sequence GGTTCATTTCTAATAAATATAGTTTGTAGTAAATGTTCTGGTTTGATAACATCTAATGCATCTAAAAATACTTGGCAGCCTTCTGACCAAATTTCCAACAATTCCTCACGAGTTTGTATTGTACTTTCAAATTCTCCATCTCGATTTCTATTTGGTTTTTCGCCATCTGTAGTCAAAAAATCCGTCCAACGTGAAATCAGATTTCCACTCATATGCTTAATGATTACGTCTACACTATTCGAATGATTATTCGGAGTCCAAAATAGCTTATCTTTCTCCATCTGTGTTATAGCCTTTTCTGTATCCTGCATTAGATCTGAAAATTTTTTCCGAACAATTCGTATAAAATCAGTGTGTAAATCAGTTATCTCGTTCATAATAATCCTCTCCTTTTTCTGTATTTTCTCTCTTTATTATAATGCAACTATTCAGAAAAAACATATTCTCTTTTTATTTCACTGTAAATAGTTAGGATGACTTATTCATAATCTATTTTTCTCCATATTATGTAATAGAGAAAGAGATATTGTCTTTCTACAACTTCTAGTATTCGTACTAGTGTAAGAAAGGAGGAGAAATAATGGCAGAAAAAATATTTATCAATAACACATTAGCGACTTTTCAAATTACTCTCTTTGTACGTGAAGGAGAATTTCCTTATAACCAGGATGGAACTGTAACATTTACGCTTGAGCCTGGTGAAACAGAGAGTGTTACCTATGGTAGCGACACAAATATTTTTTTAAACGGACTAACAATCTTTACAATTTATGAAGGTGATCTTTTTAGTTCAGTAAAATTTGTAACAGCTCAAATGAGTGAATTAGATAACCTTCTCAATACAAATGACACGATAACTATTTCACAAGTAGAAACAGATTATGTATTATCTGGTACTAATATGTTCTTAGTTGCAGTAAATGATGCTCAAACAGTAGCTGAAATGCGAGCTGCAATTGAAGACCCTGGTTTAGGGCTAAATTTAACAGCTTACAACGCTCTTTCTGAAGCTCAGAAAGATGAAGTAGCAGAAGTACTGTTAAATACTAGACCTGTTGGGGGTTACCCTACCATTGCAAGTGTCCAAGCATCCCTTGATACAGCAATAAATGAGCTTGTTGATCCGAATAATATATACGTAAGCGCAGGAGCAGTAGGAGGAGACGGTAGTATAGCAAATCCTTTTGGTACTATCACCGAAGGAATTGCAGCCGTTAATCCTGGAGGAACCGTGCATATTTTAAGTGGCACATATCCAATCACTTCCCAAATTTTAGTCAACAAAATGGGGATAACCTTATTAGGTGAACCAGGTACAACCCTAATGCTTCAAGCAGATATTATCGCTATATTAGTAACTGCAACTGATACGACGATTAACGGCTTAACAATAACTAGCGATATTCCATATGCAAAGGAATTCATCCAAGTTGGTGGTACAAATACAACTTTATTAAATATTACAATATTTGGTCCACCGCAAGCATTGCCAATGGCAAACTGGGTAGTGAACCGGGCAGTAGTGCCACAAGGAGGCATAAACTTTACTGTTGAGGGTAATACATTCTATTCATTACGAACTGGGATATATATCAACCCAAATGTAACCGGCGAAATAAACAATAATGTAGTATATAACACAAAAGGCGGCTTCTTAGTTGATAGAGCCTTCACCACTTTTGTAGGCAACTCATGGGGTATTCCAATGAATGAGTTTGATATCGTATTATTTGCCGGCACAACTACCGGACCACCATATGATAATCTTCCAGCCCTTAGCGCAGCAAATAATAATGCAACCATATCTGATCAACGTGTTTAACAATCGGTAACAGTGACGAGGCTGGTACAGAATCCCAAAACAGCATTTTTCTCTGTGAGAAAAATGCTGTTTTTTTTGCTGTGTACAAAATTGATTTCCATTCCAGGGACGCTTTCCACGGGCGTGGCCTGAGCCTGTAGTCTCAGGAGTCACGCTATTAATAAAATTTCTACTTCTGTCCCAGTCTCTTTTTTTTGCATTTCATTTGAATAGTACCAGGTTCTCAGTTAAGAAACATATTCAGTAGACGGAAATACTAGTTTTCAGTTACTCTGTGAATAGTTAATAATAGAACATATCCAATTAGAAAGAAGCGAAAAAAATGAAAAGAACCCTTGTAATAAGTGATATTCACGGTGAATTAGAGAAGTTTGAACAATTGCTTAGCGAAGTAGAATACGATTCAGAAAATGATCAATTAATCTTATTAGGTGATTACGTGGACCGGGGACCAAATGCAAAAGGTGTCATCGAAAAAGTAATGAGCTTACAAGAAAGTGGAGCACAATTACTGAAGGGTAATCATGAAGATATGATGATAAAAGCGTTAACGACAGAAGCAGAAAGGTCATGGAACCATTGGGTAAAGTTGTGTGGTGGAGATAAAACGTTATTTAGCTATGGTTTCTCTGAAATTGATCTTGCTGTAAGTGAAGAAAAATTTCAAAAACCAATATTACAATCAACTGTACTACAGCAACACTTAGAATTTGTTCAGGGATTAGAAAATTACATAGAAACCTCCGACTATATTTTTGTCCATGCCGGTGTACACCCAACGACACCTATTTCTGAGACAAATCCACATGTCTTAATGTGGATTCGAGACGAATTTTATAAAAATTATGACGGGGAAAAGATTATCATATTTGGGCATACAGAAACAAGCTCACTTCATGGAGAAGCAGAAAATTACAATGTCTACTTTGGAAGTAATAGAATCATAGGGATTGATGGTGGAGCTGTATACGGTGGACAATTGAATTGTTTAGAGTTACCTAGTCTGAAAGTGTATAAGGTAAAATAAAATCGTTATATTAACCCCTCCCAAAAGGAACGGGGTTAATATTTTTGTAGTAGCAATTACAGTATTGTTAGACCCATCATTTACTGAAACATTATTACTTCCAGAATTGACTATATAAAATTTGTTAATTGATGCAGGACCGGTTGCTCTAGTACCCCTTTCCATTTTCACTACCCATAAACAATGGATTACTAGATAAAATGATTTTACCATTTTTAATATTGATTCTCTTAATTATTGGAGAATCAGGTATCCAACATCAAGGCAGCATTTACTACCGCACCCTATTTTGCATTGGTTAAACTTCCACAAAGTACCTGTATCTATTAATTTAAATTCATAGTAATCTATGAAAGTTATACTACTACTTTCAAACTAGAGGAGAATGGGTTTAAGTGAGAAAAGTACTTCCTATTTTTATTATATTTTTCTTATTTCTAAGTTTTGGTCCTATAAAAAGTACAGCTGCTGGTAATTCCCTTTCAGTTGGAACTGTTCAAATAGATAATGTTAACGTATTAAGTTTACCTAAACAAGGTTCGACTATTATCACCACTTTAAAAAAAGGGGAAGAATTCCCTATCCTTTCCACTGCTTTAGGAGACTCTTCTACCGTTATCATGCATACTGTAATTTCAGGAAATACATTATGGAAAATTTCAAACCAATACGGGATTCCAATAAGTGAACTTCAAAAGACAAACAAGCTTACTTCCACAGAAATCCGAATTGGACAGAAAATAATAATTCCACAAACACATAAACAATATACTGTTATGAATGGTGATACTTTATGGAAAATTTCCAAAAAGTTCGAAGTAGCTATCACTGATCTAACCAAATTGAACAATCTACAATCTGCAGACCTAGTTATCGGACAAAAATTAAACATTCCCGATTATTACGTACAAGTTCAGTTGTTAGGTGGTAAAAAAGGCTGGGTTAATAAATCACTTTTAAAACAAAAGAATCAACAACGAATCGTAATGGGTTGGAAGTATAATGGAAGTCCCCAAAATTATGCCCAACAATTGAACCATTCGAATTTAAATGTGGTGTCACCCCGTTGGTATACTTTAAGCAATACAGGAACTTTTGTTTCCATTACAGCCGATACAAAATATCTGAAGGATGCACATAGCAAGGGCAAAGAAGTATGGCCACTATTTGGGAATAAATTCGACCCTGTTTTAACTGATTCAATATTAAGTAATCCTACAAAACGTCAAAAATTAGTGTCAACTCTCAAAGATTCTTTAGTCCAAACAAAAAGCGATGGAATAAATGTGGACTTTGAAAACATCGATCCGAAAAACAAACAAGATTTTGTCCGCTTCGTAACCGAACTTAAAAAAGCGCTTCAGCCACATGGAATTAAAGTATCTGTTGACGTTACTCGTGAAAACGGAGATCCTTTTTGGTCTGGTAGTCTCGACCGCAAAGCATTAGGTCAGGCTGCTGACTATATCATTATGATGGGTTATGACGAGCATTGGGGAGGTAGCCCAGTAGCGGGATCTGTAGCGTCTATGCCATGGGTTAAAGAAGGCGTTGAACTTCTAATGAAAGATGTACCATCTCATAAAATCGTCTTGGCAATACCCTTCTACACAAGAGAATGGGTTACCAATTTAACGACAAAAAAAGTGAAAAGTATCGATCGCACAATGAGTGAGGTAGAGCAAATTATCTCTTCAAAACGTCTTATAAAAGTTTGGGATCAAAATACCCAACAAAATTATGTAGAATATACTGCAAACGGAGAAAAGCACCAAATATGGGTGGAGGATAAACAATCTATCAAACTTCGTATCAACATCGCAACCCAATTTAACCTAGGCGGCGCAGCTGCTTGGTACATTGGCTCTGAAACTCCTGATATTTGGAATGTATACCATTTCAATAAGTAATTTGGAGTAGGAAACCGTCTATAGAATTTGAAACTCTTTCTTCAACCTGGGTCCATTATTTAGATGGACTCAGGTTGTTTTTATTATTCCCTTTCAGTAAAAGGTACCGGGTTCTCCTTGTATGAGAACCCGGTACCCAGCGCTAGTCCAATAAGAACAAATAAAAATGTTCGCATACTTATAATAGTTGCTATCCTACTTTTATGTTTTTCACTAGTATATAGATAGCAAAAGAAGTTAATTGCCTATATGAGGTAGACAATTAACTTCTCTTTCTTTTTAAACGCATTTTATAGTGACTTCCTAATAAGTCAAAGACATAATTTAAGTGATTCAATTTATAAGGTAGTACCTACCTTGGTGTTGATTCCACAACATCTCCATATTGATACACATCATAGAATCCAACTGTGCCACTACCCCCGTCAACAACTAAATCTTTACTTTGTACTTTCAAAGAATAAAATACTTTTCCATTTGAGTCTTCTTGTAAAATCACTGTGTGTTATTAATGCAAACATCTGAAAGTTCAATCCGTCCTCATTCTTTGGGATGAAGAAATACCAGAATTTTACCAGCCTGAGCGTCATTAGAATAGCTTTCGGCTTCATCATCAGGAACTCCAATCTCCATAAGAGTATGCTTTAACCCGCCAGCACCAGAGTTGGCCCCTATAACTGCTCCACCAATTGTTGTTATAATAGGACCTGCAGCCAACACAGCGCCAAATCCAGGAATCAATACAGTGGATAACCCTGCGATCACGCCAGCTATGCCAATTGCTCCTCCTGTTACAGCTCCAGCAATGACTCCATCCTTAATAGAGGATTTTACTTCCTGTGTGATTCCAGATAGTTCTTTTATATTTTTACCAATAACTGAAATTTCTTCATTTGTATAGCCTTTCTCTTTTAAATCTTCAACCACTTCAGCAGCTTCTTGTTCATTTTCGTATGCGCCAATAACATGATTTTTCAATAAAGATTACCTCCTGTTTGCTTCAGCTAAGTATTCTTTACCCGTTCTTTAGTTCTTTTAGACACATTCACGTTCAAGCTTCACTCTTTGTAAAATTACGAATATTATAAATGCTTCTCACATTCCCTCTGCAAGGTTAAGTCTTGATAATTTCTCTTTATCTACCCAAAATATACTATCTTCATCAGTTTTATCAAGATTTTTAAACCTATGGATTACAACTTAAAAAAGTCGATTTCATGAAATAAGAAATCGACTTTTATGGACTTGTTTTCAATTAATCAATACTCACACTAAGGTTCTATTTGCCTTACTGTTTCCCTTTATGTTAAAAAAGATACTTTTTCGTCATGAATAACTAAGCTGACCTTTCAAAGTCATTCCCATTCATATGGAGTTTCTTGGTACACATAATAATTCAACCAATTGGAAAAAAGCAGATGTGTATGTGAGCGCCATAAATTCAATGGTTTTTGTGTTGGATCATCATTCAGAAAATAGTTTTCT carries:
- a CDS encoding DUF1572 family protein, translating into MNEITDLHTDFIRIVRKKFSDLMQDTEKAITQMEKDKLFWTPNNHSNSVDVIIKHMSGNLISRWTDFLTTDGEKPNRNRDGEFESTIQTREELLEIWSEGCQVFLDALDVIKPEHLLQTIFIRNEPHTVMEAVIRSLSHTSSHVGQVIYIAKQVSAKEKWITLSIPKKQS
- a CDS encoding metallophosphoesterase family protein, producing MKRTLVISDIHGELEKFEQLLSEVEYDSENDQLILLGDYVDRGPNAKGVIEKVMSLQESGAQLLKGNHEDMMIKALTTEAERSWNHWVKLCGGDKTLFSYGFSEIDLAVSEEKFQKPILQSTVLQQHLEFVQGLENYIETSDYIFVHAGVHPTTPISETNPHVLMWIRDEFYKNYDGEKIIIFGHTETSSLHGEAENYNVYFGSNRIIGIDGGAVYGGQLNCLELPSLKVYKVK
- a CDS encoding LysM peptidoglycan-binding domain-containing protein → MRKVLPIFIIFFLFLSFGPIKSTAAGNSLSVGTVQIDNVNVLSLPKQGSTIITTLKKGEEFPILSTALGDSSTVIMHTVISGNTLWKISNQYGIPISELQKTNKLTSTEIRIGQKIIIPQTHKQYTVMNGDTLWKISKKFEVAITDLTKLNNLQSADLVIGQKLNIPDYYVQVQLLGGKKGWVNKSLLKQKNQQRIVMGWKYNGSPQNYAQQLNHSNLNVVSPRWYTLSNTGTFVSITADTKYLKDAHSKGKEVWPLFGNKFDPVLTDSILSNPTKRQKLVSTLKDSLVQTKSDGINVDFENIDPKNKQDFVRFVTELKKALQPHGIKVSVDVTRENGDPFWSGSLDRKALGQAADYIIMMGYDEHWGGSPVAGSVASMPWVKEGVELLMKDVPSHKIVLAIPFYTREWVTNLTTKKVKSIDRTMSEVEQIISSKRLIKVWDQNTQQNYVEYTANGEKHQIWVEDKQSIKLRINIATQFNLGGAAAWYIGSETPDIWNVYHFNK
- a CDS encoding general stress protein — encoded protein: MKNHVIGAYENEQEAAEVVEDLKEKGYTNEEISVIGKNIKELSGITQEVKSSIKDGVIAGAVTGGAIGIAGVIAGLSTVLIPGFGAVLAAGPIITTIGGAVIGANSGAGGLKHTLMEIGVPDDEAESYSNDAQAGKILVFLHPKE